A region of the Anaerolineae bacterium genome:
CCGGCAATTTGGCCGCACACGGCGGCGGTGGTGTCGGCGTCGTCGCCCAGGTTGGCGGCCAGAAGCACAGCCTCCCGGTAATTTGTTGAGTTAAGAAAACACCACAAAGCCGCCTCCAGGCTGGCCACCACATAGCCGCTGCCCCGAATGTCTGCGGCTTGTTTGGTTCGGTAACTGCCCTGAGCAATAGGGTGAATAGCCGGTGCGAGCTTTAAATCCGTCAAGGTGGAGAATTGATGATCGAAAAGAATACTCTCTTTGGATTCGCCGCGCAGGGCCAGCGCGATCATCAGGCCAAACAAACGGCAGGCATCAACGGCTTCCGGGGCGCCGTGGGTGGTGCGCGAGCTTTCGCCGGAAAAATGGATCACGCTGGAGAGGTCTTCCACAAAATACATGGGCACCGGCGCCAGGCGCATAATAGAGCCGTTCCCGGCGGTGTGGGGATCGGTTGAGCCGCTATAGGCGTTGTTGGTAGCGCGATAATGCCGCAGGGCCTGGCTAACGGTGTTGCCAATGTCAAAACAAATCCCGTTGCTGCTGAGATAGCCTTCCCTCCACCAGCGACAATAACGCTCAATTTGGTCGCGGGGATTAAAGCCGTTGCTCTCTAAAAGGCTGGTGGCCAGGCATAAGGCCATTGAGGTGTCATCCGTCCACTCGCCCGCTTTTAAGTTGAACGGGCCGCCGCCCACCAGATCGGTGAGGGGGGCAAATGTGCCGCGTGGTTTGAACTCAACGGTAGTGCCCAGCGCGTCGCCACAGGCCAGGCCCAACAAACAGCCGTAAAATCTATGCTGCATATTGTTTGACCCACCAGCCGTTTGCATCCAATTCTCTCCTACGTTTTCACCACCACCACCACGGTCATATCATCGCCCTGTTCAGCTTCGGCTATAAAATCCGTAGCCTTTTGGATGATGTGCTCGGCGATGGTCTCGGCGTCGCGCACGCTGATGATTTCGTTAATGGTGTGTTCAAGGCGGTCAAAGCCAAAAAGCTCGCCGTTTTTGTTTTGGGCTTCCACAATGCCGTCGCTGGTGAAGATGATGGTGGTAAAGGGGTCTAGCAGAAACATGTCTTCGTGATAGCTTTGCTCCGGCGAGAACGAGCCTATGGGAAAGCCGCTTACCGGCAGATAGCGACAGCCATGCACCGTGGCCCCAATGGGGGCAATCATGCCGCCGCTGCTGACCGTCATCAAACTGCCCCTGGCTTCTTCGGTGTTGGCGCCGTTGGGTGGGGCCAGCGGGATAAAGGTGGCAATTTGCAGGCCGATGTTCATTTTGTTTTCCTGGAGCCGGTTGTAGAGCGTATAATTCAGGTGATTGAGTAACTCGGCGGGGGCCAGGCCGTCGTTGATTTTGGTGTCAATGGCCGTGATGGCGGCGGCCATGTAGAGCGCAGCGGGGATGCCCTTGCCGCTCACGTCGCCAATGGCCACGCCTAGCTGGTCTTCCCCTACGGCAAAAAAGTGGAAAAAGTCGCCGCCTATCTGGCGCGCGGGCAGGCTGCGCCCGGAAATTTGCAAACCGGCCACTTGAGGCACAAATTGGGGCAATAGGGTTTCTTGAATGCCGTGCGCAATCTCCAGTTCGCTTTCCAGCTCGCGCACTTCAAGTTCATACAGGCGGGCATTCTCCACGGCCACGGCGACCTGGTTGGCAAAGGCCATGGCCAATTGCACGTCTTCTTCCTGGTAGGCATTGGTTTCGGCCTGGCCAATGCTGATCAAGCCAATCACCTTGTCGCGGGCCACCAAAGGGATACCCATCCAGGACTGGATATAATCAAAGGGGGGTTTCCTGAAGGTATCGTAAGCTTCCGCGGCCTGGCCCAGCACCAGCGGCTCGTGCGTATCAAACACAACCGTTTCGGGTTGATCGGGGTTTAGTTTTGTCGGAAAGGTTAAGCCAATAACTTGTTCCGGCTGGGGAAACCCTCGTTGGGCAATAATGCGCCGCGAGTTGCCTTCGATTAATTGAATCGCGGCGCGGTCATATTTAACTACCCGGCCCAGTTGGTCCATAATGCGGGTCAATACTTCGTTCAGGTTAAGGCTGGTGTTAACGGCAAAGGAAACTTCGCGCAGGGTTTCGGCTTGCTGGCGGCGCTTAAATTCTAGCTCGTAAAGTTGGGCATTTTGCAAGGCTACGCCAAGCTGGTCGGCCATGGTTTGTCCTAGCGAAATTTCTCGCTCGTCAAAAATTCGTTTGTGGCGGGTATCCTCGGCAATGAGCGCGCCCACAATTTCTTCCCGGATTTGAATAGGGATCACCACCATCGAAAGCGCGCCTGCGCCGGCCCAACCACCCCCAATGCTGTCGGGAGAGTCCGGGTCACGGGTAAGCCAGGCTGCTTGCGTATCTTCAATCTTCACCGGCCGGTGTGTTCTCATCAGGCGCTCATAAATTGGATTTTTAGCCAGGGGAATCTGTCGTCCTTCCAGGCTGCCTGTTTTTCCTTTTTTCTTGGTAGAAGTTGGAATTTGCCTATCTTGAATATAAGCTTTAACAACGCTGCACCGGTTTTCAAAGTCAAAAATAAGCACGCTGCCCTGCTTCAGGTTCAGTACATTCAAATATTCCCGTAGCACGGTGCTCATAATGGTATGAGAGTCTTGGGTGCTGGTTAAGGCGCTGGCCACTTGATAAAGGGCGGTTGTTTCTTCCAGGGTTTGTTGGGTTTGTTTTACATATCGCGCATTTTCCAGGGCCACCGCCACCTGGTTGGCCAAAGCGCGGGCCAGGCGTACTTCGTCGGCGGTGAAAATACGCTCCTCACGAGTTTCCCATAGTTCTGTCCAGCCAATGGTATCGCCCTTGGCCACTAAAGGCATCAGCAAGAGAGACCGGCAGCCATGCTGTTCCATATTTTGGCGTTCAGTTTGATTGAGCAGGGGATTGCTCAATTGAAACACTGTTGGCCGTTGCTGGCTGATGGCGGTTAGCAGCGTTGGACGTTGTTCAAGATCAAACGTTGAACCCAATTCAAGCTCATTTTCTTGAGCAGAAGTTTTATTAATGGCAAAAGTGGCCCGAATGATGCCGGTGTTCCGGGCTTTATCCCAACCGGCTATGTAGCCGCTGCTCATATTCAGCGCATACACCATTTGTTCAATAAGGGTATTCAACACCGTCTGGGTATTCCAAATGGTTGAAATGGCGGCGCTGGCTTCGTAGAGGATAGCCAGTTCATTTAAATTGCGATGCGTTTCCTCAAAAAGGCGAGCGTTGTTAATGGCCGTTGAGCCTTGCTGCACCAGGTTTTCAAAAAAGCGCACATCTTCTTCCTCAAAAGCAGCGCGATGGCGATTGACCACCATCACCCCAATCATGCCGTTGAGCGCGGTCAGAGGAGCGTATAATAAATGTTGCTTATCAGAGTAAGGGGTTTCGATTTGAGAGTTGTTAGCCATCTTGCCTGCTTCGCCGGCAGCATTAAGCATTACGGTTTTGCCGCCGGCAGCGCCGGCGCCAATAACACCCTGGCCCAGCATCAGCGGAGAAGTGCGAATCTGTTCCGACATGGGGCCGGTGGCCAGCGCCGGGCGCAGTGTTTTATTGTCTTTTTCCAAAAAATAAACACAGCAGTTATCGGCATTGAGCAAGGTTTTGGTTTGGTCAATGAATTGCTCTAAAGTGCGCTGCAAATCCAGATGTTTGGAAGATTCGTGGCTGGTTTCCAGCAAGATTTGCAATTCTTGGTTGTAGCGCCAGGTTTGTATTTCTGCCTGTTTGAGGTCGGTGAGATCGGTGCTGATGATGCACACTTCGGCCACAGAGGTGAGCGGATTTTGCCGGAGCGGGTAAACGTGCGCCCGAATCCAGCGTGTTTCCCGGTGCGGGTCTTCGAAGGGATAGTTGGAAATAGAGAACGGTTCCCCCGTTATCCGGGCCTGATCTAAAATATCTTTCAACCGGCTCAAGTTTTCCGGGGATAGGGGTAAATTTTCTACCCGGCGGCCCCTAACCTGTTCGCGCTTGACCCCAAATAATATTTCTGCCGTTCGATTCCAGGTGCGCACCCGGTCATCCGGGCCAATGACTTGCACCGCCAACGGCGAAGTGTTGCTGGCCAAGGCTCTATCAAGCGGTTCGCCCAGGGGCAGGTCGGGAAATTCTTCGGTGTGGTGTTGTTGCCATTCATTTTGCAGCCGGGCTATGCGTCGTCCCAGGGTCAGGAGGCCGGCTCTGTTGAGAGACACATAATCATCTGCCCCGGCCGCGAGGGCAGCCAATAATACCTTGTCTTCGTGCCAAACGTCTTCGGCTGATACCTGGCGCAGCAGGATGAGGGAGGTCTCAGGATAAACTGCCCTTACCGAGGCCAGCCGGTCAGTGATATTGTCTGACAAATTGTCTGATAATTGGGAGAGGTCGAGGAGAATGAGATCTGCTGTTTCCGTCTGGTCAACGGTTTCGGCAATGTCTTGGAGGATAGTTAGACGGTAGTCATCCAGATGTTGACCCACCGCCTGAGTGATAGCCGCCGTAACCGTGAGGTGATTGTTGATGATAAGGATCGAAAATCTACTCATATCTGGTCTGGAAAGTTGGCTCTTACCCATCCTCCTGGAGCCATTCTACCCGAAATCGCGGAGAATGAAAAAATCCTTCTTCTTTATGATACCACACCTTAAGAGAGAGTTCAAAGTATGATTTGGGACATTCTTCTCATTTTTGTAACTTTTTCTTTTTGCGCGTTTCCGGCTCAATGCTATAATTTAGCGTATGGTAGACATAAAAAATTCCCGCCGCGTATTTCTGAAAGGGTTGGGGGTGACGCTGTTGCTTGGCGGCTGCGCCGCCGAAACCTTACCGCTTACGGCCGAACCAAGCATCACCCCTTTTCCCACCCCCACGCCTACCCCTCTCCCCAGCGCCGATGGCGTGGCCCAGGCTTATCTGGCGGCCTGGAGCGCCGGGGATTACGCCACTATGTACAATCTTTTAACGCCGGATTCTCAACTGCGGATTAACCAGGAGCAATTCCAGGCGTTTTATGGCTATGCCCTGGCCGAAGCTACGGTTATTCAGGTTGAGGTGCAGTTGCAGTCGCTGTTGCATCA
Encoded here:
- a CDS encoding ADP-ribosylglycohydrolase family protein, producing MQTAGGSNNMQHRFYGCLLGLACGDALGTTVEFKPRGTFAPLTDLVGGGPFNLKAGEWTDDTSMALCLATSLLESNGFNPRDQIERYCRWWREGYLSSNGICFDIGNTVSQALRHYRATNNAYSGSTDPHTAGNGSIMRLAPVPMYFVEDLSSVIHFSGESSRTTHGAPEAVDACRLFGLMIALALRGESKESILFDHQFSTLTDLKLAPAIHPIAQGSYRTKQAADIRGSGYVVASLEAALWCFLNSTNYREAVLLAANLGDDADTTAAVCGQIAGAFYGLAGIPPEWLAKLAMRTDIENLAGQLYQKRYQSG
- a CDS encoding GAF domain-containing protein; translation: MSRFSILIINNHLTVTAAITQAVGQHLDDYRLTILQDIAETVDQTETADLILLDLSQLSDNLSDNITDRLASVRAVYPETSLILLRQVSAEDVWHEDKVLLAALAAGADDYVSLNRAGLLTLGRRIARLQNEWQQHHTEEFPDLPLGEPLDRALASNTSPLAVQVIGPDDRVRTWNRTAEILFGVKREQVRGRRVENLPLSPENLSRLKDILDQARITGEPFSISNYPFEDPHRETRWIRAHVYPLRQNPLTSVAEVCIISTDLTDLKQAEIQTWRYNQELQILLETSHESSKHLDLQRTLEQFIDQTKTLLNADNCCVYFLEKDNKTLRPALATGPMSEQIRTSPLMLGQGVIGAGAAGGKTVMLNAAGEAGKMANNSQIETPYSDKQHLLYAPLTALNGMIGVMVVNRHRAAFEEEDVRFFENLVQQGSTAINNARLFEETHRNLNELAILYEASAAISTIWNTQTVLNTLIEQMVYALNMSSGYIAGWDKARNTGIIRATFAINKTSAQENELELGSTFDLEQRPTLLTAISQQRPTVFQLSNPLLNQTERQNMEQHGCRSLLLMPLVAKGDTIGWTELWETREERIFTADEVRLARALANQVAVALENARYVKQTQQTLEETTALYQVASALTSTQDSHTIMSTVLREYLNVLNLKQGSVLIFDFENRCSVVKAYIQDRQIPTSTKKKGKTGSLEGRQIPLAKNPIYERLMRTHRPVKIEDTQAAWLTRDPDSPDSIGGGWAGAGALSMVVIPIQIREEIVGALIAEDTRHKRIFDEREISLGQTMADQLGVALQNAQLYELEFKRRQQAETLREVSFAVNTSLNLNEVLTRIMDQLGRVVKYDRAAIQLIEGNSRRIIAQRGFPQPEQVIGLTFPTKLNPDQPETVVFDTHEPLVLGQAAEAYDTFRKPPFDYIQSWMGIPLVARDKVIGLISIGQAETNAYQEEDVQLAMAFANQVAVAVENARLYELEVRELESELEIAHGIQETLLPQFVPQVAGLQISGRSLPARQIGGDFFHFFAVGEDQLGVAIGDVSGKGIPAALYMAAAITAIDTKINDGLAPAELLNHLNYTLYNRLQENKMNIGLQIATFIPLAPPNGANTEEARGSLMTVSSGGMIAPIGATVHGCRYLPVSGFPIGSFSPEQSYHEDMFLLDPFTTIIFTSDGIVEAQNKNGELFGFDRLEHTINEIISVRDAETIAEHIIQKATDFIAEAEQGDDMTVVVVVKT